TACGGCAGGATTTGCTAAATTAAATTGCATTGCGATTTCCGTAAAGGATCGATCAGATAGACGAGCAAGGTTTTCGCGTAACAGCGGCAATCGCTCAGAAAGCTCAGCAAACGAATAATCAAGATAGCCCTTTTCCTGCACACGAGCCGAGGCCTTCTTTAATAGCTGATTACTTAATAGCCCATTTGCCAAAGGACCACGAGTCACGACGCTGATTCCATTTTCCAACAGAAGCGGCATCGCTTCCTCTTCTGGTCGCCGATCCAGCATGCTATATTGCATCATCACTGAAACAATGTTTGATTTTGCGACGTATTCGCGAATCACATTCGGACGAATTGAGGAAATTCCATAGTATTTAATGTATCCTTCAGCTCTTAATTCTTCAAACGCTTCAATCGACTCGTCAATGCGATCGTCGAGGGTCCCTCCATGTAGCTGATACAAATCAATATAGTCTGTACCAAGTCGCTTCAGGCTCTGCTTTACGGCTTCTTTTATATAAGCCTTCGACGGATCCCAGCTCCAGCCATCCTGTGTATCGCGCCAGCGGTTGCCGACCTTAGTGGCAATAACCACCTTTTCACGAACAGATTTAAGGGCTTGTCCAACGATTTTTTCATTTGTGCCAAAATCATAAAGATCGGCGGTATCAAAATAATTGATGCCTGATTCAAGGGCCGCTTCAATGATCCCAAAGGCTGCTTTTTCCTCTTTACCAAGTGACATACAGCCTAAACCGAGTTGACTAACGTACAAATCGGAACGGCCTAATTGACGTTTCTCCATGTGCTCCACTCCATTCCTTACAGCGTACTCGTTCCTATTTTAGCGAATGGTAGAAGCTTTGCACAACTTTAAGAGAGTTATTGGGCATTCTATTATTTAAGTGTGAATCAATCCATCTCGCTCAGCTTCCTATTTGGCGACGTCTTCAACCCAATCATGAAGCAATTCATATTTACGGCGGTATTCTTTGATCTTTCTCTTAATTTCCCATGCTTTGCCAACGAGGACGAATCCTTTATCATGAACATAGATTTTCATTCGTTACTCCCCCAAAATTAAAGTATGGTAAAATGTATGAGTCTACCATATCGGAATAGAACAGGAGTGACGAAAAAAAATGAGTCGCCTTGAAGAAAAAACAATTAAAACAGAACACATCTTTACTGGAAGAATCATCAGTCTCCAGGTTGATGATGTTAAGCTGCCAGATGGAAAAACCGCAAAGCGCGAACTAATCAAGCACCCTGGAGCAGTTGCCGTGATTGCGGTAACAAACGAGAATAAAATCATAATGGTCGAGCAATTTCGCAAAGCGCTTGAGCGC
The DNA window shown above is from Bacillus sp. T3 and carries:
- a CDS encoding aldo/keto reductase: MEKRQLGRSDLYVSQLGLGCMSLGKEEKAAFGIIEAALESGINYFDTADLYDFGTNEKIVGQALKSVREKVVIATKVGNRWRDTQDGWSWDPSKAYIKEAVKQSLKRLGTDYIDLYQLHGGTLDDRIDESIEAFEELRAEGYIKYYGISSIRPNVIREYVAKSNIVSVMMQYSMLDRRPEEEAMPLLLENGISVVTRGPLANGLLSNQLLKKASARVQEKGYLDYSFAELSERLPLLRENLARLSDRSFTEIAMQFNLANPAVTSIVAGASSVEQVRENAAAASSSPLSEEEVMLIRELTKANRYAEHR
- the mciZ gene encoding Z-ring formation inhibitor MciZ, whose amino-acid sequence is MKIYVHDKGFVLVGKAWEIKRKIKEYRRKYELLHDWVEDVAK